aaggGAGTTCATCTccactagacctgtcctacaaacaatgctaagaAAGTTCTttggactgaaaggaaaagatgccaaaCAATGCATCAAAGCAGCACATATATAtgaagacctccagtaaaggtaaccatgtaGGTTAATCATCAAGGCCAGCACTATTGCATTGTATTTTGGTATGCAACGCCTTTTTACTTCTTCTAAGTTCtcaaaagcaaatgcataaaaagtaatgatagatCATTGGTTGTAGAtgtacaatgtataaagatatactGTGTAATGAGTACAATAAAAAGGTGGTAGTGGGAGCAGTACAAgaacagtatatgtgtatgctattgaaattaggttggtatcaaatcaaagctgattgttacagatttaagatgttaaatttaagctccgtggtaaccacaaagaatatatctaaaaaacacacacagaaagaaattTGAAGGGACTCAAagtggtacaatacaaaaagccaaaaaacacgaaagtaggcattaatgaaagaattgaggggcaagaaaggtataagacttacaaagacccaAACAGCAAAACAACAGAAGAAAGTCATGTATTCTCAACAgttactttaaaagaaaatggaaaaaaaaaagtaaatgggggggggggggatatgggatattttgagtgctctcttttacttttatttttattcttgttttcatttttattttttggagtaatggaaatgttcaaatattgattgtggtgttgaatgctcaactatatgatgaaattgTGAAcagctgtacactttggatgactgtatggtgtgtgaatgtatttcaataaaattacataaaaaaaaagaaaaagaaaaaaaatagattggggtgatgaatgcacaactatatgatggcactgtgaacaattgattgtacaccatggatgattgtatgatatgtgaatatatctcaataaaactgaattttaaaaaaattcctaacAATAACCTTTGAATATGGTTTTACTTCAGTCATAAGGCAAAACCAgatggcctctttctctcttcatttgCCATCATTGTGGGTTTTCACCATGcctcataagacttttagaatcAAACGATTCCTggccaagaaacaaaaacagaatcgTCCCATTCCTCAATGGATTCGAATGAAAACTGGCAATAAAATCAGGTACAACTCCAACGGGAGACACTGGAGAAGAATGAAACTGGGTCTGTGAGGAATGGCACGTGATGGCACGCATGTTGATTCTGTACCAAGTTCACTAGCACCTTCAAGTGGAAAGAGTTCTCCTTTCTGAACAGCTGAACTTATTTTATTGGGGAAAAACCtggcttttctttgcttttatgctTCTGCATAAATAAGTTGGTTCAGTAATAAATATGAGAGGCCTTTtgcttgaaaacaaaaacaaaaaacaaaaaacaaacaaacaaaaaaaccaaatggCAAGTCATTTTGTAAATGAGCTGGTGTGAAGGAATCAAGGTAACTGGTCTAGACAAGCTACTtattataggatttttttttcaccatcctGAAATGTAAACCAATGTTTTATGCAGCTGTTTTTTAAATCAGGAGAAGGaaagagttacaaacaaaaaaacatttatactgtcttttatCTTTATCTACACAATTGTCTTTAACAACACTCCTTATTTCTTTGTGTAGTTTCTAGTAACCAGCTGATATCACttcctttcaggattctctttagtATTACTCATAAGGCAGGTCTGCTAGCAGTGAATTCTCTCAGGTTTTGTTGATCtgtaaatttcttaattttgctttcatttttgaaggatatttttgctagATAGAGATGTATTGGCTAACAGTCTTTGAACACATTGAACATGGCATTCCCCTGCCCTCTAGTCCTAATGGTCTCCGATACAAAAATCATCCATTACTCTTATTGAGGACACTTTGTATGTGACGAgttgctgttctcttgctgctttcaggatactGCCTTTGTCTTTTGATAGGTTGAACGTATTCAGGTGTGGagctctttgagtttatcttttCCTTGGGGTTCTCTGAGCTCCCTGGATGTGCACGCTAATGTTTATCATCAAATTTGGGactttttcagccattattttttcaaatattttttccacctttttctctctcctctccttctggaactctcaTTACACATAAGTTGACACGCTTGCTTGTGTCCCACAAGTCTCTGTTAACTTTTCTCCAGACTCTTTcccttccattcttttgggtaaTCTCTATTGACCCATCTTCAAGTTTgcatattctttcttctgccagttgaAATCTGATTTAGAGCCCCTCTAGTTAATATACTTATgaattccagaatatt
This is a stretch of genomic DNA from Choloepus didactylus isolate mChoDid1 chromosome 22, mChoDid1.pri, whole genome shotgun sequence. It encodes these proteins:
- the LOC119518700 gene encoding 60S ribosomal protein L39-like — encoded protein: MASFSLHLPSLWVFTMPHKTFRIKRFLAKKQKQNRPIPQWIRMKTGNKIRYNSNGRHWRRMKLGL